Proteins from a genomic interval of Kitasatospora kifunensis:
- the htpX gene encoding zinc metalloprotease HtpX: MSASGPHTRFAPDRGLTGRMVTTMFLIGLLYVGFTGVLIVLLRGAWPLIVLLMGGLFVAQFWFSDKITERAMGARAVTPEQYPQLHGTIDRLCALADMPKPRVAVADNDMPNAFATGRNPENSVVCVTTGLLRRLEPEELEGVLAHELSHVAHRDVAVMTIAGFLGVLAGAITRIALYSGMMSGGNRNNNNNDSAAIAMIVIPLVSMVVYAISFLLTRLLSRYRELAADRAAAQLTGRPSALASALTKVTGQIAAIPTKDLRQAQPYNAFYFAPALSAKETASQLLSTHPTLEQRLEQLGKISAELGR; encoded by the coding sequence ATGTCGGCGTCCGGCCCCCACACCCGCTTTGCTCCCGACCGTGGACTGACCGGGCGCATGGTCACCACGATGTTCTTGATCGGGCTGCTCTACGTCGGCTTCACGGGTGTGCTGATCGTCCTGCTGCGGGGCGCCTGGCCACTGATCGTGCTGCTGATGGGCGGCCTCTTCGTCGCGCAGTTCTGGTTCAGCGACAAGATCACCGAGCGGGCGATGGGCGCCCGCGCGGTCACCCCGGAGCAGTACCCGCAGCTGCACGGCACCATTGACCGCCTCTGCGCGCTGGCCGACATGCCCAAGCCGCGCGTCGCGGTGGCCGACAACGACATGCCCAACGCCTTCGCCACCGGGCGCAACCCGGAGAACTCCGTGGTCTGCGTGACCACCGGGCTGCTGCGCCGCCTGGAGCCGGAGGAGCTGGAGGGCGTGCTCGCGCACGAGCTCTCGCACGTTGCGCACCGGGACGTCGCGGTGATGACGATCGCCGGCTTCCTCGGCGTGCTGGCCGGCGCGATCACCCGGATCGCGCTCTACAGCGGCATGATGAGCGGCGGCAACCGGAACAACAACAACAATGACAGCGCCGCGATCGCGATGATCGTCATCCCGCTGGTCAGCATGGTGGTCTACGCGATCAGCTTCCTGCTCACCCGGCTGCTCTCGCGCTACCGCGAGCTGGCCGCCGACCGGGCCGCCGCCCAGCTCACCGGGCGGCCCAGCGCGCTCGCCTCGGCGCTGACCAAGGTCACCGGGCAGATCGCCGCGATCCCGACCAAGGACCTGCGCCAGGCCCAGCCGTACAACGCCTTCTACTTCGCCCCCGCGCTCAGCGCCAAGGAGACCGCCAGCCAGCTGCTCTCCACGCACCCCACGCTGGAGCAGCGCCTGGAGCAGCTGGGCAAGATCTCCGCCGAACTGGGACGCTGA
- the pspAB gene encoding PspA-associated protein PspAB produces MGFLDALLGRTKPVKPDLDQLFGVPSAALTLEAAAGFTPTGLGSVCFAAVEGGAFGEVERQVRALLDADTPNGGTPVTASRDEYGYSWLLAQHTPEELPELVNDLHAVNSELEANGFGPQLLCSLVGFRNEAGQSLALVYLYKRGSFYPFAPMPGGGERRNSPLELQVKAMLGNDLRLETDLSRWFPVWGAPGL; encoded by the coding sequence GTGGGATTCCTGGACGCGCTGCTCGGCCGGACCAAGCCCGTCAAGCCGGACCTCGACCAGCTCTTCGGTGTGCCCTCGGCCGCCCTCACCCTGGAGGCCGCCGCCGGCTTCACCCCCACCGGGCTCGGCTCGGTCTGCTTCGCCGCGGTCGAGGGCGGCGCGTTCGGCGAGGTGGAACGCCAGGTCCGGGCGCTGCTCGACGCCGACACGCCGAACGGCGGCACCCCGGTCACCGCCAGCCGCGACGAGTACGGCTACTCCTGGCTGCTCGCCCAGCACACCCCCGAGGAGCTGCCGGAGCTGGTCAACGACCTGCACGCGGTCAACAGCGAGCTGGAGGCCAACGGCTTCGGCCCGCAGCTGCTCTGCTCGCTGGTCGGGTTCCGCAACGAGGCGGGGCAGTCGCTGGCGCTGGTCTACCTCTACAAGCGCGGCTCGTTCTACCCCTTCGCACCGATGCCCGGCGGCGGCGAGCGGCGCAACAGCCCGCTGGAGCTCCAGGTGAAGGCGATGCTCGGCAACGACCTTCGGTTGGAGACCGACCTGAGCCGCTGGTTCCCGGTCTGGGGCGCGCCCGGGCTGTGA
- a CDS encoding DUF3097 domain-containing protein, which translates to MRSTQYGPDLTPPWKRRQPAPEVAAERDLVVEEAATGFCGAVVRCEKTAEGLTVTLEDRFGKHRVFPLVDRGFLLEGRVVTLVRPTGQAPARGPLRTASGSLAVPGARARVARESRIYVEGRHDAELVERVWGDDLRIEGVVVEYLEGIDDLPAIVAEFGPGPERRLGVLVDHLLPGTKEHRIASAVTGEAVLVVGHPFIDIWQAVKPASVGIPGWPDVPYGEVWKEGICRRLGWPVDTPAAWKRILASVNSFRDLEPTLLGRVEELIDFVTQPVEQP; encoded by the coding sequence ATGCGCAGCACTCAGTACGGTCCCGACCTCACCCCGCCGTGGAAGCGCCGACAGCCGGCCCCCGAGGTGGCCGCCGAGCGGGACCTGGTGGTCGAGGAGGCCGCCACCGGCTTCTGCGGCGCGGTGGTGCGCTGCGAGAAGACGGCCGAGGGCCTGACCGTGACGCTGGAGGACCGGTTCGGCAAGCACCGGGTGTTCCCGTTGGTGGACCGCGGCTTCCTGCTGGAGGGCCGGGTGGTCACCCTGGTCCGCCCGACCGGCCAGGCGCCGGCCCGCGGCCCGCTGCGCACCGCCTCCGGCTCACTCGCCGTCCCCGGGGCCCGCGCCAGGGTCGCCCGCGAGTCGCGGATCTACGTCGAGGGCCGGCACGACGCCGAGCTGGTCGAGCGGGTCTGGGGCGACGACCTGCGGATCGAGGGCGTGGTCGTCGAGTACCTGGAGGGCATCGACGATCTGCCGGCGATCGTGGCCGAGTTCGGCCCGGGTCCGGAGCGGCGGTTGGGCGTCCTGGTGGACCACCTGCTCCCCGGCACCAAGGAGCACCGGATCGCCTCGGCGGTCACCGGGGAGGCCGTGCTGGTGGTGGGCCACCCGTTCATCGACATCTGGCAGGCCGTCAAACCGGCCAGCGTGGGCATCCCCGGCTGGCCGGACGTCCCCTACGGGGAGGTCTGGAAGGAGGGCATCTGCCGCCGCCTGGGGTGGCCGGTGGACACCCCGGCGGCCTGGAAGCGGATCCTGGCCTCGGTGAACTCCTTCCGCGACCTGGAACCGACCCTGCTCGGCCGGGTCGAAGAACTGATCGATTTCGTCACCCAGCCCGTCGAGCAGCCCTAG
- the hemW gene encoding radical SAM family heme chaperone HemW, with protein sequence MPSALPDGEPVPFDGSLPAHALTGLGERPFGFYLHVPYCATRCGYCDFNTYTATELHSSGAVASQETYAQNLVAEIRLARKVLGPVDLPVRTVFLGGGTPTLLPARDLVAMLAAIREEFGLAADAEVTTEANPESVDPAYLAELREGGFNRISFGMQSARPHVLKVLDRHHTPGRPEACVAEARAAGFEHVNLDLIYGTPGESDEDWRASLAAAIGAGPDHVSAYSLIVEEGTRLAGRIKRGELPMVDDDVHADRYLIAEQELAAAGYAWYEVSNWATTEAGRCRHNELYWTGGDWWGAGPGAHSHVGGVRWWNAKHPAAYAQALAEGRTPGQGREVLPAEDRRVERILLELRLVDGCPLDLLTATGLRAAERALADGLLAAEPFAAGRAALTLRGRLLADAVVRDLVD encoded by the coding sequence ATGCCCTCCGCACTCCCCGACGGCGAACCCGTGCCGTTTGACGGTTCCCTGCCCGCCCACGCCCTGACGGGTCTGGGCGAGCGGCCCTTCGGCTTCTACCTGCACGTGCCGTACTGCGCGACCCGCTGCGGCTACTGCGACTTCAACACCTACACCGCCACCGAGCTGCACTCCTCAGGCGCGGTCGCCTCGCAGGAGACCTACGCGCAGAACCTGGTCGCCGAGATCCGGCTGGCCCGCAAGGTGCTCGGTCCGGTCGACCTGCCGGTGCGCACCGTCTTCCTCGGCGGCGGCACGCCGACCCTGCTGCCGGCCCGCGACCTGGTGGCGATGCTGGCCGCGATCCGTGAGGAGTTCGGCCTCGCCGCGGACGCGGAGGTGACCACCGAGGCCAACCCCGAGTCGGTCGACCCGGCCTACCTGGCCGAGCTGCGCGAGGGCGGCTTCAACCGGATCTCCTTCGGGATGCAGAGCGCCCGCCCGCACGTGCTCAAGGTGCTGGACCGCCACCACACGCCGGGCCGCCCCGAGGCCTGCGTCGCCGAGGCCCGCGCGGCCGGCTTCGAGCACGTCAACCTGGACCTGATCTACGGCACGCCGGGGGAGTCCGACGAGGACTGGCGGGCCTCGCTGGCCGCCGCGATCGGCGCCGGACCCGACCACGTCTCCGCCTACTCGCTGATCGTCGAGGAGGGCACCCGGCTGGCAGGGCGGATCAAGCGCGGCGAGCTGCCGATGGTCGACGACGACGTGCACGCCGACCGCTACCTGATCGCCGAGCAGGAACTGGCCGCCGCCGGCTACGCCTGGTACGAGGTCTCCAACTGGGCCACCACCGAGGCCGGGCGCTGCCGGCACAACGAGCTCTACTGGACCGGTGGCGACTGGTGGGGCGCCGGCCCCGGTGCGCACAGCCACGTGGGCGGCGTGCGCTGGTGGAACGCCAAGCACCCGGCCGCCTACGCGCAGGCGCTCGCCGAGGGTCGCACGCCAGGGCAGGGACGCGAGGTGCTGCCGGCCGAGGACCGGCGGGTCGAGCGGATCCTGCTGGAACTGCGCCTGGTCGACGGCTGCCCGCTCGACCTGCTCACCGCCACCGGCCTGCGCGCCGCCGAGCGTGCGCTGGCCGACGGCCTGCTGGCCGCCGAACCGTTCGCCGCCGGGCGGGCCGCGCTGACCCTGCGCGGGCGCCTGCTGGCCGACGCGGTGGTGCGCGACCTGGTGGACTAG
- a CDS encoding AMP-dependent synthetase/ligase, which translates to MSSAQSVIGSDKIAGRPASVAHLFLSRVKATPDAEAYRFPVPVDEHAADSAPGAEQWRSLSWAQTAVRVQNIAAGLMSLGIEAEDRVAIASSTRIEWILTDLGNMCAGAATTTVYPSTNADETGFILANSGSKALFAENAAQLAKAVGQRDQLPALATVILIDAPAERPEPEGLTVLTLAELEERGAAHLKEHPDAVRDAVDALDPEQLATLIYTSGTTGRPKGVRLVHDCWAYEGIAQQESGLLRADDVQFMWLPLSHVFGKTLISGQIATGHVMAVDGRVDRIIHNLPLIKPTLMASAPRIFEKVYNGIAGRARAEGGAKYKIFLWAAKVARDYARTAQANRIATGRDSVPLALSIQHAIADKLVYAKIRTAFGGRLRGSVSGSAALAPEIGYFFMGAGVPILEGYGLSETSAGSAVNPAEDVRIGTVGLPLPGTEVRIAEDGEILLRGPGVMRGYHEDPERTAEVLEADGWFHTGDIGELGPGGYLRITDRKKDMFKTSGGKYVAPSEVEGKFKALCPFVSNILVIGNGRNYCTALIALDEPVIMQWAAEHGQSGRSYAEVVGSPEANTLIEGFVKKLNGELQRWQTIKKFAILPRDLDVEHGELTPSLKIKRPVVERTYAEAVTEMYAGANEA; encoded by the coding sequence TTGAGTTCAGCGCAGTCCGTCATCGGCTCCGACAAGATCGCCGGGCGTCCGGCCTCGGTGGCGCATCTCTTTCTGAGTAGGGTAAAGGCCACCCCTGACGCCGAGGCGTACAGGTTCCCCGTTCCAGTCGACGAACACGCGGCCGACAGTGCGCCGGGCGCCGAGCAGTGGCGCTCGCTCAGCTGGGCGCAGACCGCCGTGCGGGTGCAGAACATCGCGGCGGGGCTGATGTCGCTGGGCATCGAGGCCGAGGACCGGGTGGCGATCGCCTCCTCGACCCGGATCGAGTGGATCCTCACCGACCTCGGCAACATGTGCGCGGGCGCCGCCACCACCACCGTCTACCCGAGCACCAACGCCGACGAGACCGGCTTCATCCTCGCCAACTCCGGCAGCAAGGCGCTCTTCGCCGAGAACGCCGCCCAGCTCGCCAAGGCGGTCGGCCAGCGCGATCAACTGCCCGCGCTGGCCACGGTGATCCTCATCGACGCCCCGGCCGAGCGCCCCGAGCCCGAGGGTCTGACCGTGCTGACCCTGGCCGAGCTCGAGGAGCGCGGCGCCGCCCACCTCAAGGAGCACCCCGACGCCGTCCGCGACGCCGTCGACGCCCTGGACCCGGAGCAACTCGCCACCCTGATCTACACCTCCGGCACCACCGGGCGCCCCAAGGGCGTGCGGCTGGTGCACGACTGCTGGGCCTACGAGGGCATCGCCCAGCAGGAGAGCGGCCTGCTGCGCGCCGACGACGTGCAGTTCATGTGGCTGCCGCTGTCCCACGTCTTCGGCAAGACGCTGATCTCGGGCCAGATCGCCACCGGCCACGTGATGGCGGTGGACGGCCGGGTCGACCGGATCATCCACAACCTCCCGCTCATCAAGCCGACCCTGATGGCCTCCGCGCCGCGGATCTTCGAGAAGGTCTACAACGGCATCGCGGGCCGGGCCAGAGCAGAGGGCGGCGCCAAGTACAAGATCTTCCTCTGGGCGGCCAAGGTGGCCAGGGACTACGCCCGCACCGCCCAGGCCAACCGGATCGCCACCGGCCGCGACAGCGTTCCGCTCGCCCTGTCGATCCAGCACGCGATCGCCGACAAGCTGGTCTACGCCAAGATCCGCACGGCCTTCGGCGGGCGGTTGCGCGGCTCGGTCTCCGGCAGCGCCGCGCTGGCCCCCGAGATCGGCTACTTCTTCATGGGCGCCGGTGTGCCGATCCTGGAGGGCTACGGGCTCAGCGAGACCAGCGCCGGCTCGGCGGTCAACCCCGCCGAGGACGTCCGGATCGGCACGGTGGGCCTGCCGCTGCCCGGCACCGAGGTCCGGATCGCCGAGGACGGCGAGATCCTGCTGCGCGGCCCTGGTGTGATGCGCGGCTACCACGAGGACCCCGAGCGGACCGCCGAGGTGCTGGAGGCGGACGGCTGGTTCCACACCGGCGACATCGGCGAGCTGGGCCCCGGCGGTTACCTGCGGATCACCGACCGCAAGAAGGACATGTTCAAGACCTCCGGCGGCAAGTACGTCGCGCCCAGCGAGGTCGAGGGCAAGTTCAAGGCGCTCTGCCCGTTCGTCAGCAACATCCTGGTGATCGGCAACGGCCGCAACTACTGCACCGCGCTGATCGCGCTGGACGAGCCGGTGATCATGCAGTGGGCCGCCGAGCACGGACAGAGCGGCAGGAGCTACGCCGAGGTGGTCGGCTCGCCCGAGGCGAACACCCTGATCGAGGGCTTCGTGAAGAAGCTCAACGGTGAGCTGCAGCGCTGGCAGACGATCAAGAAGTTCGCCATCCTGCCGCGCGACCTGGACGTCGAGCACGGTGAGCTGACCCCGAGCCTGAAGATCAAGCGCCCGGTGGTCGAGCGGACCTACGCCGAAGCGGTCACCGAGATGTACGCCGGGGCCAACGAGGCCTGA